A part of Magnetospirillum sp. genomic DNA contains:
- a CDS encoding RidA family protein, producing MSDIVRIETGPRSSQAVVYNGVVHLAGQVARGSENASVAAQTHEILRNIDRLLVAAGSDKSRLITSTIFLADFRRFDEMNDVWMAWVVPGSTPARAVVEAKLVTPGFGVEIFVQAAVST from the coding sequence ATGAGCGATATCGTCAGGATCGAGACGGGGCCGCGAAGCAGCCAGGCAGTTGTCTACAACGGCGTCGTGCATCTGGCAGGGCAAGTGGCGCGCGGTTCAGAGAACGCATCAGTCGCTGCGCAGACGCACGAAATCTTGCGCAACATAGACCGTCTTCTTGTTGCCGCCGGAAGCGACAAATCCAGGCTGATCACTTCGACGATTTTCCTGGCCGACTTCCGACGATTCGACGAAATGAATGACGTCTGGATGGCATGGGTAGTGCCCGGCTCCACGCCAGCGCGCGCGGTCGTCGAGGCAAAGCTCGTCACGCCGGGCTTCGGGGTCGAGATTTTCGTGCAGGCGGCGGTATCGACCTGA
- a CDS encoding short-chain dehydrogenase/reductase, whose translation MDLQLRGRRALVTGGSKGIGLAVGEVLVAEGCNIILAARDGERLAKAAQTLRSNGGGSVDTVVADLGKADDQARLASEFGDVDILVNNAGSNPPGEIDDITEEVWRRAWDLKVFGYINMTRAFYSKMKQRRSGVIVNVIGNSGERMQSRYILGSSGNSALMSMTKALGARSPDHNVRIVGVNPGLTATDRAMFMLEGWSRDAYGTPDRWADFIGKLDLPFGRMGEAKEVADVVAFLASPRAAYVSGTIVTVDGGASNRNA comes from the coding sequence ATGGACTTGCAATTGCGCGGCCGGAGAGCACTTGTTACGGGAGGCAGCAAAGGTATTGGACTCGCCGTCGGCGAAGTTCTGGTTGCCGAGGGCTGCAACATTATTCTTGCGGCCCGCGACGGGGAGAGGCTTGCAAAGGCAGCGCAAACGCTGCGATCCAACGGCGGCGGATCTGTGGATACTGTTGTCGCCGATCTCGGCAAGGCGGACGACCAGGCGAGATTGGCAAGCGAATTTGGCGACGTCGACATTCTCGTAAACAATGCCGGCTCAAATCCTCCAGGCGAAATCGACGACATCACCGAAGAGGTGTGGCGGCGCGCTTGGGACCTAAAGGTTTTCGGCTACATAAACATGACACGCGCCTTCTATTCGAAGATGAAGCAACGCCGGTCGGGTGTGATCGTGAACGTCATCGGCAATTCCGGCGAGCGAATGCAGTCGCGCTACATTTTGGGTTCGTCTGGAAACAGCGCGCTGATGAGCATGACAAAAGCCCTTGGCGCTCGCTCGCCGGACCACAATGTCCGTATTGTCGGGGTCAATCCGGGCCTGACCGCCACGGATCGGGCGATGTTCATGCTCGAAGGATGGAGCCGGGACGCGTACGGGACGCCGGATCGTTGGGCCGACTTCATCGGAAAGCTGGATCTTCCGTTCGGACGCATGGGAGAGGCAAAGGAGGTTGCCGACGTCGTGGCTTTCCTCGCGTCGCCCCGCGCCGCCTATGTTAGCGGCACGATCGTCACGGTGGACGGCGGGGCAAGCAACCGTAACGCTTGA
- a CDS encoding acyl-CoA/acyl-ACP dehydrogenase, which yields MDFSLTSEHQLLIDTARKVGDKFGLDYWRNCDENKKFAGEFWQAICDAGLAGVALPEEYGGSGLGMLEMALIIENLAVGGGGSTLGQIFMNNPIFGGVPLVKFGTKAQKDEMLRALVEGRMRFAMALTEPDVGSNTLAMKTFARRADGGWKINGSKIWITCMPQAQKVLVIARTTKIEDAPRRTQGITMFLIDRDRGGLTHSEIDKVGTNTNPSSNVYFDDVFARDDEVVGTVDGGWPELLEVLNTERIVTTAGLVGAGKLALRLGVDYAKNRKVFGNTPIGAYQGLQFPLAEAHAEIECARLMNLKAAWLHDNGMPYGSEANTAKFLAVRGATQAIERAMQTMGGMGFAKDMHVERLWRDARLFQFAPVSEEMILNFIAIHDLGLPKGY from the coding sequence ATGGATTTTTCACTGACGAGCGAACATCAACTCCTTATCGATACGGCGCGAAAGGTCGGCGACAAATTCGGCTTGGACTACTGGCGGAACTGCGATGAGAACAAGAAGTTCGCTGGGGAGTTCTGGCAGGCGATCTGTGACGCGGGCCTCGCAGGGGTTGCTCTTCCAGAGGAGTACGGCGGCTCCGGGCTCGGAATGCTCGAAATGGCGCTGATCATCGAGAATCTTGCCGTCGGCGGCGGCGGCTCGACGCTTGGCCAGATTTTCATGAACAATCCGATCTTCGGCGGCGTTCCGCTGGTGAAGTTCGGAACCAAAGCGCAGAAGGACGAAATGCTCCGCGCACTCGTCGAAGGGCGCATGCGTTTCGCGATGGCACTGACGGAGCCGGACGTCGGATCGAACACGCTGGCGATGAAGACCTTCGCGCGCCGCGCTGACGGCGGCTGGAAGATAAACGGCAGCAAGATTTGGATTACATGCATGCCGCAAGCGCAGAAAGTCTTGGTGATCGCGCGAACGACGAAGATCGAAGATGCACCGCGCCGGACCCAAGGCATAACGATGTTCTTGATCGACCGGGACCGCGGCGGGCTGACGCATAGTGAGATCGACAAGGTCGGGACAAATACGAATCCTTCCAGCAATGTCTATTTCGACGACGTGTTCGCACGCGATGACGAAGTCGTCGGCACGGTGGACGGCGGCTGGCCCGAGCTTCTTGAGGTTCTGAATACCGAACGAATCGTGACGACGGCGGGACTCGTCGGCGCCGGCAAGCTCGCGCTCCGTCTCGGCGTCGACTACGCAAAAAATCGCAAAGTTTTCGGCAACACCCCCATTGGGGCGTATCAAGGCCTTCAGTTCCCGCTGGCCGAGGCCCACGCTGAAATCGAATGCGCGCGCCTCATGAACCTTAAAGCCGCCTGGCTCCACGACAACGGCATGCCCTACGGCTCCGAGGCGAATACGGCGAAGTTTCTAGCAGTGCGCGGCGCGACCCAAGCGATCGAGCGGGCGATGCAGACGATGGGCGGCATGGGTTTTGCGAAAGACATGCACGTTGAGCGACTGTGGCGCGATGCGCGTCTCTTCCAGTTCGCGCCCGTGTCCGAAGAAATGATCCTGAATTTCATCGCGATCCACGATCTCGGCCTGCCGAAGGGCTACTAG
- a CDS encoding enoyl-CoA hydratase-related protein — MSTADDVILSEVRGAVAILTINRPKTLNALDVPTLLVLEKTFATLEADDTVRVIVVTGAGEKAFVAGGDISDLNSRGGLTHYQEFAETIHRVFRRIEVCDKPVIAAINGYALGGGTELLLATDIRFAASTARFGLPEITLGIIPGAGGTQRLLRQVPLCRAKEIMFSGKHFPAETALEIGLINRIVEPAQLMPETLRFAEEIAAKSPLILKILKRTLTDGADMTLTSALAHEKAMASIVFDSADAHEGCSAFLEKRKPVFTGK; from the coding sequence ATGAGCACGGCAGATGACGTGATTCTCTCCGAAGTTCGCGGCGCGGTCGCCATCCTTACAATAAACCGCCCAAAAACCCTAAATGCCCTCGATGTGCCGACCCTCCTGGTCCTCGAGAAAACCTTTGCCACGCTCGAAGCCGACGATACTGTCCGCGTCATCGTCGTCACCGGCGCTGGCGAAAAAGCCTTCGTCGCCGGCGGCGACATAAGCGACCTCAACTCACGGGGTGGGCTCACCCACTATCAGGAGTTCGCGGAGACAATCCACCGAGTGTTTCGGCGCATTGAAGTCTGCGACAAGCCGGTTATTGCAGCGATCAATGGCTACGCACTGGGCGGCGGGACCGAACTGCTTTTGGCAACGGACATCCGATTCGCTGCATCCACTGCCCGCTTCGGACTGCCTGAGATTACGCTTGGAATCATTCCGGGCGCCGGTGGCACGCAGAGGCTACTGCGGCAGGTGCCGTTGTGCCGTGCCAAAGAAATAATGTTTTCGGGAAAACATTTTCCAGCCGAAACCGCGCTGGAGATCGGGCTGATCAACCGGATCGTAGAGCCCGCACAGCTCATGCCGGAAACCCTCCGATTTGCGGAAGAGATCGCGGCTAAATCGCCGCTGATTTTGAAGATCCTCAAGCGGACCTTGACGGATGGTGCCGACATGACGCTGACGTCCGCGCTGGCGCACGAGAAAGCCATGGCAAGCATTGTTTTCGACAGCGCGGATGCACACGAAGGCTGCAGCGCGTTTCTAGAGAAGCGGAAGCCGGTCTTTACCGGAAAGTAA
- a CDS encoding ABC transporter substrate-binding protein, whose translation MNRGKLFMGAMLVAGGVLLHNPTGAAEVGVTDNEILIGALGVLTGPLYHNGKTIYDGVESVYNEVNAAGGIHGRKLRYVREDDACRPDQAVAAAKKLIHQHNVFMIHGGGCSNASLAAMPDIVAAKIPWVITASTAPQLTDPVNPMIFTTMLAGWMETEGQLQRAIDLGAKKIAIVRQRDAWADSRYAPLLESLKTRNITAVADEDLSPDPSDATAVALRLRASGADAVIAVLFPKAATILMRDMYKIGYRPIVVGGSAISDMRAMEQSIGVRGAMDKFEALAPTKLPDDPSVANWKEVVKKHYPSDTFMTWHLFGVASAEFVVAALRKAGRDLTRESIAKAMSDLTVESQAYAGPISCKPSNHQCYRSMAWFSLRGGDVIQVGTTNLK comes from the coding sequence ATGAATCGCGGAAAACTTTTTATGGGAGCAATGCTTGTCGCGGGTGGGGTACTTCTTCATAACCCGACCGGCGCAGCGGAAGTTGGCGTGACCGACAATGAAATTCTCATTGGCGCGTTGGGTGTCTTGACCGGACCGCTTTATCATAACGGCAAGACGATCTACGACGGGGTCGAGTCGGTTTATAACGAAGTGAACGCCGCTGGTGGGATTCACGGCAGGAAACTTCGTTACGTAAGAGAAGATGATGCGTGCAGGCCTGATCAGGCAGTGGCAGCCGCGAAGAAGCTGATCCACCAGCACAACGTTTTCATGATTCACGGTGGCGGCTGCTCGAACGCCAGCCTGGCGGCGATGCCTGACATTGTCGCTGCGAAGATCCCGTGGGTGATTACTGCATCGACTGCTCCCCAGCTGACCGATCCGGTCAACCCAATGATCTTCACGACCATGCTTGCTGGCTGGATGGAGACGGAGGGGCAGCTTCAGCGCGCGATCGATCTGGGAGCAAAAAAGATTGCGATCGTAAGGCAGCGGGATGCTTGGGCGGACAGCCGTTATGCGCCGCTGCTTGAAAGCCTCAAGACCCGGAACATCACTGCGGTTGCAGATGAGGATCTGTCGCCGGATCCGAGCGACGCAACGGCGGTGGCGCTGCGGCTGAGGGCCTCTGGTGCTGACGCGGTTATTGCCGTTCTCTTCCCCAAGGCGGCAACGATTCTGATGCGCGACATGTACAAGATTGGATATCGTCCGATCGTGGTCGGTGGATCGGCAATCAGTGACATGCGTGCGATGGAACAAAGTATTGGGGTCCGTGGCGCGATGGACAAGTTCGAGGCGCTCGCTCCCACCAAACTTCCGGACGATCCGTCAGTTGCCAATTGGAAGGAAGTCGTCAAGAAGCACTATCCTTCTGACACATTCATGACTTGGCACCTGTTTGGCGTGGCGAGCGCCGAGTTCGTTGTTGCTGCTCTTAGAAAGGCCGGGCGGGATCTCACGCGTGAGAGCATCGCAAAGGCTATGTCGGATCTCACGGTTGAAAGCCAAGCGTATGCCGGCCCAATCTCTTGCAAGCCAAGCAATCACCAGTGCTACCGGTCGATGGCGTGGTTTTCTCTCCGCGGTGGAGACGTAATCCAGGTTGGTACAACTAATCTGAAGTGA
- a CDS encoding branched-chain amino acid ABC transporter permease, which yields MFPFLLTSGLTTGALYAMVAIGLVLVYRSTGHINFSHGELFMLGGFFAYSLIEYLAFPYVIALVIAVVLSFGLGVISDRLVYRPLIKAPALTMVLATVGFSYLLKGIGRYFWGGKGEYLSIPAFIDPAPIFIYDIPILPQQLIVLGAAIVFMLAFAIFFSRTQAGKIMQATSENSSAAYLVGIRVENVYTWTWAIGAAVAGAAAVLMAPLTLISPDIGAGFLIKAFAATILGGLGSMVGAVVGGLLVGLIEQFASGYIDSALQEIAAFIVIMVVLVFRPSGLFGVYQQRKA from the coding sequence ATGTTTCCATTTTTGCTGACGAGTGGCCTCACGACAGGCGCGCTGTATGCAATGGTCGCAATCGGTCTCGTGCTTGTATATCGATCAACTGGTCACATAAACTTTTCGCATGGCGAACTCTTTATGCTCGGCGGGTTTTTCGCCTACAGCCTAATCGAGTATCTTGCCTTCCCATATGTAATTGCCCTCGTTATCGCTGTCGTCCTTTCTTTCGGTCTGGGCGTGATATCAGACCGCCTTGTTTATAGGCCGCTTATCAAGGCGCCTGCCCTAACAATGGTCTTGGCGACTGTCGGCTTCTCGTACCTTCTTAAGGGCATTGGTCGATATTTCTGGGGCGGGAAGGGAGAGTATCTCAGCATTCCTGCCTTCATCGACCCGGCTCCAATATTCATCTACGACATTCCCATTTTGCCGCAGCAGTTGATCGTCCTGGGTGCGGCGATCGTCTTTATGCTCGCCTTTGCGATCTTCTTTTCACGCACGCAAGCAGGCAAGATTATGCAGGCAACCAGTGAAAACAGCTCAGCGGCCTATCTTGTCGGCATTCGTGTTGAAAACGTCTACACCTGGACCTGGGCCATTGGCGCAGCAGTCGCCGGTGCGGCCGCCGTTCTAATGGCGCCTCTTACGCTGATTTCTCCAGATATCGGGGCCGGCTTCTTGATCAAAGCTTTTGCAGCGACGATCTTAGGCGGACTGGGAAGCATGGTCGGTGCAGTTGTCGGCGGGCTGTTGGTGGGGCTCATCGAGCAGTTTGCATCGGGCTACATTGACTCCGCCCTGCAGGAGATTGCGGCCTTCATTGTCATCATGGTGGTGCTTGTCTTCCGTCCCTCTGGTCTTTTCGGTGTTTATCAGCAGAGGAAGGCGTAA
- a CDS encoding branched-chain amino acid ABC transporter permease produces the protein MRKLLSPVPIFATLLLMALIAPFFLNQYKIFVGNLVFIYIILALGLNLLLGYAGLLAFVNAALFGIGAYAAAIARTKLGIPYGIALPLGGCAAMVIGVLVALPALRLSGLYLALATVAFAQFAVWVFAHWDAVTGGPTGIRMAAINYGTPGAWETTHYYVSLAIAVGLTVVTLNILRSRFGRAFVAIRESEVAAEGLAIDLTRTKTTVYALSAFYAGTAGALFAPILTIVVPESYDLFQVIVQFAMVVVGGLGSITGAILGAIGLIGVQEVLRTTKELQEIAFGGMILLTVLFLPGGLAGLLRKHLHEWREPLRRKGDHR, from the coding sequence ATGCGTAAATTGTTGTCTCCAGTTCCCATCTTTGCCACGCTTCTTCTGATGGCTCTGATCGCGCCGTTCTTTCTCAATCAATACAAGATCTTTGTTGGAAACCTCGTCTTTATCTACATTATTCTGGCGCTTGGCCTGAATTTGCTGCTCGGATATGCAGGACTTCTAGCGTTCGTGAACGCTGCGTTGTTTGGCATTGGCGCATATGCAGCAGCAATCGCTCGTACGAAGCTCGGCATTCCCTATGGGATTGCCCTGCCGCTTGGTGGATGTGCGGCGATGGTTATTGGCGTGCTCGTAGCGCTCCCCGCGTTGCGACTTTCCGGACTCTATCTGGCGCTCGCGACGGTTGCTTTTGCGCAGTTTGCTGTTTGGGTATTCGCCCACTGGGACGCTGTGACCGGAGGGCCCACCGGCATCCGAATGGCAGCGATCAACTACGGAACTCCGGGTGCTTGGGAGACCACGCACTATTACGTCAGCCTGGCAATTGCCGTAGGCTTGACTGTCGTCACGCTTAACATCCTGCGATCCCGATTTGGGCGCGCATTCGTCGCGATTCGCGAAAGCGAGGTAGCGGCTGAAGGCCTTGCGATAGATCTCACTCGAACCAAAACGACTGTCTATGCACTGAGCGCCTTCTATGCCGGGACGGCCGGCGCACTCTTCGCGCCAATCCTGACGATCGTAGTTCCGGAAAGTTACGATCTCTTTCAGGTGATTGTGCAGTTTGCTATGGTTGTCGTCGGCGGGCTTGGTTCGATCACCGGCGCCATTCTCGGCGCAATCGGGCTGATTGGTGTTCAGGAAGTATTGCGGACAACAAAAGAACTCCAAGAGATTGCGTTCGGGGGAATGATCCTCCTCACCGTCCTGTTCCTTCCCGGCGGGCTCGCCGGTCTCTTGCGGAAGCATCTTCACGAATGGCGCGAGCCTCTGCGTCGGAAGGGCGACCACAGATGA
- a CDS encoding ABC transporter ATP-binding protein, which produces MIAAHPKIEVRKLGVSFGGVVALDEVSLEIAPAEIRGIIGPNGAGKTTLLNAITGVSKQTSGEILLDGSSLFGLKSSEIASRGMRRTFQSSQLFKGMTVLENVMAGLHSTMKTNLLDAIFTTGRLRQEERAAADKAWAALEFVGMTQFADRDGGELSFGQQRIIEIARALVSEPSVILLDEPAVGLSLNRVVELEELLRKVRGERGVTVVMIEHVIRVVMNVCDRVTVMASGRKIAEGTADEVTSDRKVIEAYLGSGFNADRH; this is translated from the coding sequence ATGATCGCCGCCCATCCCAAAATCGAAGTTCGAAAGCTCGGCGTCAGTTTCGGCGGCGTTGTCGCCCTCGATGAAGTGTCTTTGGAGATCGCGCCTGCGGAAATTCGCGGAATCATCGGTCCGAACGGTGCGGGAAAAACGACGCTCCTCAATGCAATCACTGGCGTTAGCAAACAGACCTCCGGAGAAATTCTTCTGGATGGAAGTTCACTGTTCGGGTTGAAGTCGAGCGAGATTGCATCTCGGGGAATGCGCCGGACGTTCCAGTCGAGCCAACTCTTCAAGGGCATGACGGTCCTTGAGAATGTGATGGCCGGACTGCATTCAACGATGAAGACGAACCTTCTGGATGCGATATTCACCACCGGAAGATTGCGCCAGGAAGAACGTGCGGCCGCCGACAAGGCGTGGGCTGCTCTCGAGTTCGTCGGAATGACACAGTTCGCTGATCGTGATGGTGGCGAGCTTTCTTTCGGGCAGCAGCGAATTATCGAGATTGCTAGAGCTCTTGTAAGTGAGCCGAGCGTGATTCTTCTTGATGAACCTGCCGTCGGGCTATCCCTCAATCGTGTTGTCGAACTTGAAGAACTTCTTCGGAAGGTTCGCGGCGAACGAGGCGTTACTGTCGTTATGATTGAGCATGTCATTCGCGTCGTCATGAATGTCTGCGATCGAGTGACCGTCATGGCTTCAGGGCGCAAGATTGCCGAAGGAACCGCCGACGAAGTGACATCAGACCGAAAAGTCATCGAGGCCTATTTGGGAAGCGGGTTCAATGCTGACCGTCACTGA
- a CDS encoding ABC transporter ATP-binding protein, which translates to MLTVTDLNVWYGPTEVVRRVSFEVPAGRIVGLMGGNGAGKSTILKALSGLVQARSGSISCNGVSLMGRHPREIVVAGVVQVPQGRFVWPGMSVRDNLDLGAVTRSDKAEKSRTIEEVMALFPTLARKSGDRAGLLSGGEQQMVAIGRAMMSKPRLMMMDEPSAGLSPKVVEEMIDAIRTLNRGGLSILLVEQNVGVAAALAEEAHILANGEISFTTSGRQLASDPQVIRSYLGR; encoded by the coding sequence ATGCTGACCGTCACTGACCTCAATGTTTGGTATGGGCCCACTGAGGTGGTCCGACGTGTCAGTTTTGAGGTGCCGGCCGGGCGCATAGTCGGTCTGATGGGTGGCAACGGCGCTGGAAAGTCGACGATCCTCAAGGCGTTGAGCGGCCTTGTGCAAGCTCGCTCCGGTTCGATCTCTTGCAACGGGGTCTCGCTGATGGGCCGGCACCCAAGAGAAATTGTAGTTGCCGGAGTGGTGCAGGTTCCACAAGGGCGTTTCGTTTGGCCCGGCATGTCTGTCCGAGACAACCTAGACCTTGGCGCAGTAACGCGCTCAGACAAGGCAGAGAAGAGCAGGACAATCGAGGAAGTGATGGCTCTGTTCCCGACGCTTGCTCGCAAAAGTGGGGATCGCGCTGGATTGCTTTCCGGTGGCGAGCAGCAGATGGTTGCCATTGGCCGGGCGATGATGTCGAAACCGCGCTTGATGATGATGGACGAACCTTCCGCTGGTCTTTCGCCAAAGGTCGTTGAGGAGATGATCGACGCCATCCGAACCCTCAACAGGGGCGGCCTCTCAATTCTGCTTGTTGAGCAGAATGTTGGGGTTGCTGCGGCACTGGCCGAAGAAGCGCATATCCTTGCAAATGGGGAAATTTCTTTCACGACAAGCGGGCGGCAACTTGCATCCGATCCGCAAGTCATCCGGAGCTATCTCGGGCGGTAG
- a CDS encoding hydantoinase/oxoprolinase family protein, whose protein sequence is MLWIGIDVGGTFTDAVAYDDVGKSFAYAKASSTPSDPTIGVIDVLDLLKADMANVERFVHGVTIGTNAILEGKGAECWMLVTKGFKDVLEIGRTNRPVLYNIRSQKKPPLIPRTRTREVDERLLYDGTVLQKLNESDVAVAVSDLPKHDNLAVAVCFLHSYINPEHERAAKAALASALPDAFVCTSSDVLPQFREYERFNTTALNAYIGPLMRRYLSRLKSSLESKGFRRDLYIMTSNGGVSTAERAKQLPVATVLSGPAGGVAAAVHLGGLLDVPNIITCDMGGTSTDVCLIENLRIPVTNEQKIAEYANRTPQIEINAVGAGGGSIGWIDSGEILMVGPQSAGAAPGPACYGRGGTQPTVTDANLVLNRLAAESPLAGGRIKLDPELSMRALKPLAERLGLDEIKLADGIIRIAVARMVSAIKQISIANGFDPREFTLLPYGGAGPMHSVAIAEELEIPRVLVPLGPGNFAAFGSLISDIRRDYVRTRTMHVTPNSWNDLDAAFADIELQATKDLIAEGVPEDRIRMRRSAGMRFLGQSWELNVELGQHDKSIDRLIAAFGEVHERRFGHRSGTNVEIVNFRVTAVGLVDKPGLHRLPTASPRSDAYLRKRDVFFNGDFVATPVVQRDRLVLNETIIGPAVIEESGSTTVLPPGWKAVVLAHGELMLERI, encoded by the coding sequence ATGCTGTGGATTGGTATTGACGTTGGCGGCACCTTTACCGATGCAGTTGCTTACGACGATGTCGGAAAGTCTTTTGCTTATGCCAAAGCCTCTTCGACGCCGTCGGACCCGACGATCGGCGTGATTGACGTTCTCGATCTGCTCAAGGCGGATATGGCGAACGTCGAGCGATTTGTGCATGGCGTCACAATCGGCACGAACGCAATCCTTGAGGGCAAGGGTGCGGAATGCTGGATGCTTGTGACAAAAGGCTTCAAGGACGTTCTTGAGATCGGACGAACGAACCGTCCTGTTCTGTACAATATTCGATCGCAGAAGAAGCCACCGCTCATACCACGAACCAGAACTCGGGAAGTCGACGAGCGTCTGCTCTATGACGGTACCGTCCTGCAGAAGCTCAACGAAAGTGATGTGGCAGTTGCGGTTTCGGATCTGCCGAAACACGACAACTTGGCAGTGGCAGTATGCTTCTTGCACAGCTACATCAATCCAGAGCACGAGCGCGCCGCCAAGGCAGCCCTTGCGTCGGCGCTTCCGGATGCTTTTGTCTGCACGTCTTCGGATGTTTTGCCCCAGTTTCGCGAATACGAGCGCTTCAATACGACCGCGCTGAACGCCTATATCGGACCTTTGATGCGGCGATATCTGTCGCGACTCAAGTCGAGCCTTGAGAGCAAGGGATTTCGACGCGATCTCTACATCATGACTTCAAACGGCGGCGTTTCAACGGCCGAACGCGCGAAGCAGCTTCCCGTTGCCACGGTTCTTTCAGGGCCCGCTGGGGGTGTCGCTGCAGCCGTGCATCTTGGCGGCTTGCTGGATGTGCCGAACATCATCACTTGCGACATGGGCGGAACCTCGACGGACGTCTGTCTCATTGAGAATCTCAGGATACCTGTCACGAATGAGCAGAAGATCGCCGAGTATGCCAACCGTACGCCCCAGATCGAGATCAATGCTGTGGGCGCGGGTGGCGGATCGATCGGATGGATCGATTCAGGCGAAATTCTCATGGTTGGACCGCAGAGTGCCGGAGCAGCTCCAGGGCCTGCCTGTTACGGTCGTGGAGGCACCCAGCCAACCGTTACAGACGCCAACCTTGTACTGAATCGTCTCGCGGCCGAGTCGCCGTTGGCCGGTGGCCGCATCAAGCTCGATCCAGAGCTCTCGATGCGGGCTCTCAAGCCATTGGCTGAAAGGCTCGGGCTCGACGAGATCAAGCTTGCTGACGGAATAATCCGGATTGCAGTGGCGCGGATGGTGTCTGCAATCAAGCAGATATCCATCGCGAATGGGTTTGACCCAAGAGAATTTACGCTCCTTCCCTACGGTGGTGCCGGACCGATGCATTCGGTCGCGATCGCGGAAGAGCTGGAGATTCCGCGCGTGCTTGTTCCGCTGGGGCCCGGAAATTTCGCGGCTTTCGGGTCGCTCATATCCGACATTCGCCGGGACTATGTCCGTACGCGGACGATGCATGTCACTCCCAACTCTTGGAACGATCTCGACGCTGCATTTGCGGATATCGAGTTGCAGGCGACGAAAGATCTCATAGCCGAAGGTGTCCCAGAGGACAGGATTCGCATGCGCCGTTCGGCTGGCATGCGTTTTCTTGGACAAAGCTGGGAGCTGAATGTCGAACTCGGGCAACACGACAAATCTATCGACCGGTTGATCGCCGCATTCGGTGAGGTTCACGAGCGACGATTTGGCCATCGTTCCGGAACGAACGTGGAGATCGTCAACTTCCGGGTTACTGCGGTCGGGCTCGTCGATAAGCCGGGGCTGCACAGGCTGCCGACCGCTTCGCCGCGTTCCGACGCTTATCTGCGCAAGCGCGACGTCTTTTTCAATGGAGACTTCGTAGCGACGCCGGTTGTCCAGAGAGACCGTCTTGTACTGAACGAAACGATCATAGGGCCCGCCGTAATTGAAGAAAGCGGATCTACGACCGTTCTTCCGCCAGGTTGGAAGGCCGTCGTACTTGCGCACGGCGAACTTATGCTCGAGCGTATTTGA